One segment of Phaeacidiphilus oryzae TH49 DNA contains the following:
- a CDS encoding oxygenase MpaB family protein — MSGYAGLRARVSAEVRAAVHGGDLQLERYDRPLGDPGLLGIRPGDPAWRVHSSATGMLTGGFAALMLQSLHPLAMAGVAQFSDFRTDPLGRLSRTARFVSTTTFGSAPAARESIALVRRIHARVHGTAPDGRPYRADDPELLTWVHTAEVYSFLRGHQVFAAGRSRLGAAECDAYFAQVAPIAEALGACGVPHSAGEAVRYLSAMRPRLRATPAALESVRFLRGFGRNPRERLVVRGLMNGSVGLLPGWARAELGIRRPAAVRALADRPYGLAVGRLLEWGIGPSEIQAAARRRISAAARGRTEGGR; from the coding sequence ATGTCGGGGTACGCCGGGCTGCGCGCCCGGGTGTCCGCCGAGGTGCGGGCGGCGGTGCACGGCGGGGACCTCCAACTGGAGCGGTACGACCGGCCGCTGGGCGATCCGGGCCTGCTGGGGATCAGGCCGGGGGATCCCGCCTGGCGGGTGCACAGCAGCGCGACCGGGATGCTCACCGGCGGATTCGCGGCGCTGATGCTGCAGTCCCTCCACCCGCTGGCGATGGCCGGGGTGGCGCAGTTCTCCGACTTCCGCACCGATCCCCTCGGCCGGCTCAGCCGTACCGCCCGGTTCGTCAGCACCACGACCTTCGGCTCCGCTCCCGCCGCGCGCGAGTCGATAGCCCTGGTCCGCCGCATCCACGCCCGGGTGCACGGCACCGCGCCGGACGGACGCCCGTACCGCGCGGACGACCCGGAGCTGCTGACCTGGGTGCACACCGCCGAGGTGTACAGCTTTCTGAGGGGTCATCAGGTCTTCGCCGCCGGCCGGTCCCGTCTCGGAGCGGCCGAGTGCGACGCCTACTTCGCCCAGGTGGCCCCGATAGCGGAGGCGCTCGGCGCGTGCGGCGTCCCGCACAGCGCGGGTGAGGCCGTCCGGTATCTGTCGGCGATGCGGCCCCGGCTGCGGGCCACCCCGGCGGCGCTGGAATCCGTGCGCTTCCTCCGCGGGTTCGGCCGCAACCCGCGGGAGCGGCTGGTGGTGCGCGGGCTGATGAACGGCTCGGTCGGCCTCCTCCCCGGGTGGGCCCGCGCGGAGCTCGGCATCCGCCGCCCGGCGGCGGTGCGCGCGCTGGCCGACCGCCCGTACGGGCTGGCGGTCGGCCGGCTCCTGGAGTGGGGGATAGGCCCCTCGGAGATCCAGGCCGCGGCCCGGCGGCGGATCTCGGCGGCTGCGCGCGGGCGCACGGAGGGCGGTCGCTGA
- a CDS encoding DoxX family protein, producing MSKPYVVALFRIVVGFLFACHGAASLFGVFGGAPQGGGTVPVGTWPGWYAALIQLAGGILVLAGLFTRVAALISSGSMAFAYFDVHQPKALLPLQSGGEPAAMYCWIFLLLVFLGPGAFALDRLISGRRGSRGESGEAATGGTATAGAAGTASATAGARRTAGSARR from the coding sequence ATGAGCAAGCCATACGTGGTGGCCCTCTTCCGCATCGTGGTCGGCTTCCTCTTCGCCTGCCACGGCGCCGCCTCGCTCTTCGGGGTCTTCGGCGGCGCACCGCAGGGCGGCGGCACGGTACCGGTCGGCACCTGGCCCGGCTGGTACGCGGCCCTCATCCAGCTGGCCGGCGGGATCCTCGTCCTCGCCGGGCTGTTCACCCGGGTCGCGGCCCTGATCAGCTCCGGGTCCATGGCCTTCGCCTACTTCGACGTCCACCAGCCGAAGGCCCTGCTGCCGCTGCAGAGCGGGGGCGAGCCCGCGGCCATGTACTGCTGGATCTTCCTGCTGCTCGTCTTCCTCGGCCCCGGCGCCTTCGCCCTGGACCGGCTGATCTCCGGACGCCGCGGGTCCCGGGGCGAATCCGGCGAAGCGGCGACCGGCGGTACGGCGACCGCCGGGGCCGCCGGGACGGCCTCGGCCACCGCCGGCGCGCGGAGAACGGCGGGCAGCGCCCGGCGGTGA